The Humulus lupulus chromosome 3, drHumLupu1.1, whole genome shotgun sequence genome window below encodes:
- the LOC133824734 gene encoding protein MOR1-like, whose translation MFDLLAVFIFLNLVGIDVFRSEQDKEPEKEVVSEVVGVGPFEESTSDAPQEIDEYELVDPVDILAPLEKSGFWDGVKATKWSERKEAVAELTKLTSTKRIAPGDFSEICRTLKKLITDVNIAVAVEAIQAIGNLARGLRTNFSASSRFLLPVLLEKLKEKKPASTEALNQSLQAMHTTGCLSLADIVEGKYIFILRCSSLIQNIVLS comes from the exons ATGTTTGATCTGCTtgctgtttttatttttcttaacctAGTTGGTATTGATGTCTTCAGGTCTGAGCAAGACAAGGAGCCAGAAAAGGAGGTTGTATCTGAAGTTGTGGGTGTTGGCCCATTTGAGGAATCTACATCTGATG CTCCTCAGGAAATAGATGAGTATGAGCTCGTTGATCCTGTTGATATATTGGCTCCTTTGGAGAAGTCTGGATTTTGGGATGGAGTG AAAGCAACCAAGTGGTCAGAACGGAAAGAGGCTGTTGCAGAGCTAACCAAGCTTACTTCAACAAAAAGAATAGCACCCGGTGATTTCTCAGAAATCTGTCGGACACTAAAAAAG CTCATAACAGATGTTAATATCGCTGTAGCAGTCGAGGCAATTCAAGCTATTGGCAATCTTGCTCGGGGTTTAAGAACTAATTTCTCTGCAAGTTCACGCTTCCTATTGCCAGTTTTGCTG gaaaAATTGAAAGAGAAAAAACCTGCCTCTACTGAGGCACTAAATCAAAGTCTTCAGGCAATGCATACAACTGGGTGCTTAAGTCTAGCTGACATTGTGGAAGGCAAGTATATCTTTATCCTACGCTGTAGTTCTTTAATTCAGAATATAGTATTGTCATAG